Proteins found in one Micropterus dolomieu isolate WLL.071019.BEF.003 ecotype Adirondacks linkage group LG12, ASM2129224v1, whole genome shotgun sequence genomic segment:
- the LOC123980659 gene encoding uncharacterized protein LOC123980659 encodes MSVNLSSINFYLISGIECFITRPATLVFITFYITNILLLLPLCIFILYLGLQQRRSTSTAAMTSHSDSFTYHMVAMELIGVFGCILILCGLYRDHVIVSFVGFCLWSFTWYGETYFQILTCVERYLAVVHPITYLSLRRERGIRIRNISIGCIWLICFGETSLMTLENVCLIIDFSLLIFSLIIISFCSLSVLCVLIRPGPGEQGRERERVDQSKQRAFYTIVAILGVLLLRCVWNLVLGVLTMSIGNSYCVMMSCGLWFNLPGSLVLPLHFLHRAGTLWCRKNNAT; translated from the coding sequence ATGTCAGTCAACCTTTCCTCCATCAACTTCTACCTCATTTCTGGCATTGAGTGCTTCATCACTAGACCGGCCACTTTAGTCTTCATCACATTCTACATCAcaaacatcctcctcctcctccctctctgtatCTTCATCCTCTACTTGGGTCTTCAACAACGACGCTCCACCTCCACAGCAGCAATGACGAGTCACTCAGACAGCTTCACCTACCACATGGTTGCCATGGAGCTGATTGGTGTCTTCGGATGTATCCTCATCCTTTGTGGTCTCTATAGGGATCATGTGATTGTATCTTTTGTAGGGTTTTGTCTTTGGTCATTCACCTGGTATGGAGAGACGTACTTTCAGATCCTGACCTGCGTGGAGCGCTACCTGGCTGTCGTTCATCCCATCACCTATCTGAGCCtgagaagggagagagggatcagaatcagaaatatcaGCATTGGGTGTATTTGGCTGATTTGCTTTGGAGAAACAAGCCTGATGACTCTAGAAAATGTCTGCTTAATCATAGATTTCAGCCTCTTGATTTTTTCCCTGATCATCATCTCCTTCTGCAGTCTTTCTGTTCTCTGCGTTCTGATTCGTCCAGGGCCAGGGGAACAGggcagggagagggagagggttGACCAATCAAAGCAGAGGGCTTTCTACACCATTGTGGCCATACTGGGAGTGCTGTTGTTGAGGTGTGTTTGGAATCTGGTTTTGGGTGTTCTTACTATGTCGATAGGAAATAGTTATTGTGTGATGATGTCTTGTGGACTCTGGTTTAACCTCCCTGGCAGTCTGGTGTTGCCTCTGCATTTTCTACACAGAGCAGGAACATTATGGTGTCGTAAGAACAACGCCACATGA